The following proteins come from a genomic window of Diprion similis isolate iyDipSimi1 chromosome 8, iyDipSimi1.1, whole genome shotgun sequence:
- the LOC124409328 gene encoding ATPase inhibitor mai-2, mitochondrial-like isoform X2: MRMSGEPGSGAGKGGGGGGSIREAGGSFGKMEAAREDQYFYNQQKEQLKNLRDGLHDEISFHEEQIKRHQEAIERHKNRIGKMEK; encoded by the exons aTGAGAATGTCCGGTGAACCAGGTAGCGGAGCTGGAAAGGGAGGTGGTGGCGGTGGCAGTATCAGGGAAGCCGGTGGAAGTTTTGGCAAAATGGAAGCAGCGCGCGAGGACCAATATTTCTACAATCAG cAAAAAGAGCAGCTGAAAAATCTGCGTGACGGTCTTCACGATGAGATCTCTTTTCACGAGGAACAGATAAAGCGTCATCAGGAGGCCATAGAACGCCACAAGAATCGAATTGGAAAAATGGAGAAGTAA
- the LOC124409328 gene encoding ATPase inhibitor mai-2, mitochondrial-like isoform X1 yields the protein MQRIPAVLSRNMAFLSHMRMSGEPGSGAGKGGGGGGSIREAGGSFGKMEAAREDQYFYNQQKEQLKNLRDGLHDEISFHEEQIKRHQEAIERHKNRIGKMEK from the exons ATGCAGCGTATACCGGCCGTCTTATCGCGGAACATGGCGTTCCTGAG ccataTGAGAATGTCCGGTGAACCAGGTAGCGGAGCTGGAAAGGGAGGTGGTGGCGGTGGCAGTATCAGGGAAGCCGGTGGAAGTTTTGGCAAAATGGAAGCAGCGCGCGAGGACCAATATTTCTACAATCAG cAAAAAGAGCAGCTGAAAAATCTGCGTGACGGTCTTCACGATGAGATCTCTTTTCACGAGGAACAGATAAAGCGTCATCAGGAGGCCATAGAACGCCACAAGAATCGAATTGGAAAAATGGAGAAGTAA
- the LOC124409327 gene encoding uncharacterized protein LOC124409327 — protein sequence MSSSTTVVVKKRERTQNWVPEEKNALFSLIKLHARAIENKKIDATASAMKTLAWQQIHSVFRSRFSTDRDIIRMREQWRRMKAQARLEIYSFAEKVRTLGPEEASKNQPSTLSIEVWRLMESSRNRNDETGLSNDSDRDEDAVRPEGFQRLLDSVTNSSTPTVSVHEVKVEANSDGFNENNDEQPGNSTEQLFHQQKRDDGQMEKTATNQKRTKMDEDLLMHIEQGESGEYSSDAFSQLHRECQRSDVQKEAWIFEATQQQHNLKLEMLHLELQRAELQKQAALNELKTSELKKHLIENQAAEFHR from the exons ATGTCTTCGTCAACAACGGTTGTCGTCAAGAAACGGGAACGCACACAGAATTGGGtaccggaagaaaaaaacgctCTCTTTTCCCTTATAAAACTGCACGCACGAGCCATTGAGAACAAGAAAATTGACGCCACGGCATCCGCCATGAAAACCCTTGCCTGGCAGCAAATCCACTCCGTTTTTCGGTCCAGATTTTCAACGGACAGAGATATCATCAGAATGCGTGAACAGTGGCGGCGTATGAAGGCGCAGGCCAGACTCGAGATTTACTCCTTCGCCGAAAAG GTTCGAACACTTGGACCAGAAGAAGCCTCGAAGAATCAGCCCTCGACTCTCTCGATCGAAGTATGGCGGTTGATGGAAAGCTCGAGAAACCGTAACGATGAAACTGGATTGTCGAACGATAGTGATCGAGATGAGGATGCCGTTAGGCCAGAAGGTTTTCAAAGACTGCTAGACAGCGTGacaaattcgtcaacaccgaCAGTATCGGTGCACGAAGTGAAAGTTGAAGCCAACAGCGATGGCTTCAATGAAAACAATGACGAACAGCCGGGAAACTCGACTGAGCAATTATTCCACCAGCAGAAAAGGGACGATGGACAAATGGAGAAAAcggcaacgaatcaaaagagGACCAAGATGGACGAGGATTTGCTCATGCATATCGAACAAG GCGAGAGTGGAGAATACAGTAGTGATGCGTTTTCTCAGCTTCATCGAGAGTGTCAGCGCAGCGATGTGCAGAAAGAAGCTTGGATTTTCGAAGCGACGCAGCAACAGCATAACCTGAAACTTGAAATGCTTCATCTCGAGCTGCAAAGAGCTGAGCTGCAAAAACAGGCTGCTCTTAATGAGCTTAAAACTTCAGAGCTTAAAAAGCACCTGATCGAAAATCAAGCTGCTGAATTTCACAGGTAA